The following DNA comes from Saccharomyces mikatae IFO 1815 strain IFO1815 genome assembly, chromosome: 8.
GTGTGCTGATCTCTCATTTTTCTCATTGGTAAAGAAATGGAGTCGGCATTAGTACCGAAAAATTCGGCGACTTCTTCTCTGGTCGCTTTGAATGGAACATTATTAATGTATAAGGTATCCTTTGATCTTTCCATTTGGTCtaatggaattttttcccttttttgGCCATTAAAACCGCCTCTGGCACCACCTCTGCCTCTGAAGTTCCCTCTGCCTCTGAAACCTCCTCTGAAACCTCCTCTGAAACCGCCTCTGAAACCGCCTCTGCCTCTGAAACCACCTCTGCCTCTAAAACCACCTCTTTGCATTTGACCAGGAGTTCTGGCTCTCTTGATATGAATTTCTCTGTCCTTAACTACCTTGGTGTCGTAATTTCCCTTGATATCTTCGAAGTCAATCTTTGTTGGGAACTTGATGAGAGCATGTTTACTAGCCGGGATATGGCCATCGGTGTGTTCCTTCACTGGGATCTCTACGCTGACTTCATCCCCGAATTCCTCCACAAACAATTGTTTCAAGTCGTCTTCGGTACATTCGTGAGCAACGTTACCAATAAAGATTGTGTCTTCTGGGTCAATTATTGTCTTGTGAGTAGGAGCCTTTGGCTGCTGTTCGGAGTCGTTGATGCTCAAGTTGTTTACGGCATTTGTagcttcttcaatttcggTAgacatatttttctttgtttggggggttttcttcttctgttggGGAAAAATTCTTTGTTCTATGTAGTGATAACTCAGTAACTTCCTTTAGATTTGCAGAATGATTATTTTGAGTTCAATTGCGTATCCTCTAGGCCACAATCTGTGGCACCTAGGGTGGCtaaattagaaaatttttattctgGTTTTCGACTAGTTTTGCCCCTTCCCTTTGGCGACGCGTCACCTGGGACGGAAATTTGAAGATAAtagagaagaaattcatATCATTTCTAAAATATAATAAGCTGCAGAGATGATCCGTAAGGTATTATTATGCTATCTGGTCATTGCAATAATTAGCTGCAGGAGGTGCTGATTTTTGTGGGGTGAATTAAAAAAACCGCTTGGAGCAGAACTCAATTTTTTGCAGTATTTTCTGCTCAAAAGTATAACTGATATAACGACGGTTACTAATAGCTTTGTAGCGAGAAGTAAGTACTCTGAATAGTGACTACGTTGCCTTACCTATACCTTAAATAAGGTTTTCTATATATAAAGCGGGCGTAAATGCATTCATCTATATAAGTAACAAGTTGACTCTCCGTACATGACCTAGCCGTCTTAATAAACGTAACGGTCGTCTTCTGACGACATGTTCAATGGCATTGCATTTATTCTTGACTCGGCCAATAATAGTGTAGACTGGACACATCGTTAAAAATTGGTATTCACGCACTTACGACGTGCCAACTTCAAGATTGCCATTgacaggaaaagaaaacggGATTGCGAAGTTTAATTCGTTCCCGGTCCAATCAGCACTAGCAATATTTATTTACAACAGTGACTACTTCTGTAACTTTGTCTTGAAACCACGGTTTTCACTCACTTCAATGGAACAATCATATCGCTTTCGGATGAGTTAATTAATGACCTTTTTGACCTGGATAACAAAATACCTCGGATGCGATCAACACAGCTTAGATATTTCTAAACTACTATGGCATGCAGAGAATTTTGTGAGTTTCAAAACAAGTCGATATGATTTTCCTATAATGAGATACTTCCCATGGACCAAGTATCAAAGCTTCAACAAAGTAACCACCTTAAAAGGTTATTTAAGGTCATTATTATAATAAAACGTTTGaaacttaatattattattaaaaaaaatttttatgCAATTTTCATTCTTAATCCTAAGCGGAATCAGAGGTTTTAGTTCTCTTGTCTAACTTGGCTTGAGCCTTGTTACCAAGAATACCACCACCCCAGTGCTTCTTGACTTCGTCGTATTTGTCAGCGAAGTTAGCGTCGATGGTGGAAACTAACTTAGCCAAAGCAGCTTCGTCTTCGGCTTTGACTTCAGTCaaagcagcaacagcagaGGTCTTTTGGTTAACCAAAGTACCTAATCTGGCCTTACCCTTGACAATGGCGTATGGAACACCCATCTTCTTACACAAAGCAGGTAAGAAAACAACCAATTCAATTGGGTCGACATCGTTAGCAATTAAAACTAGCTTAGCCTTCTTGTTTTCGATCAACGCAACGACGTGATTCAAACCATACTTGACAACGTATGGCTTTGGGGAAGCATCTTTCCTGTATCTACCTTCTTCAACGGCGGCAGCTTCTTTGGTCAatctttccttcttttcagcaGCAGTTTCTGGTCTGTACTTGTTGAACAACTTGAAGGTTTCAGCAGCGGTGTTTCTGTCCAAAGTGTATTGGAATTGAGCAATGGTTGGAGGAACCTTCAATCTGATGGACAAgatcttcttttgtctttgCAATCTGACATATTCTGGCCATTTGACGTATCTAGACAAGTTTCTCTTTGGTTGAACGGCTTGACCAATACCAAAGTTCTTTGGAGTGGAGTGAGTCAATGGGTTCTTGGTCTTGTTAGACTTGGTTGACTTAGCGCCAAAAGGAGCTGGAGCGACTTTCTTACCTGGGGCCATTTTGCTTTGGTTAttgatatatttattttatGGAAACACCCTAAGAAAGTTTATTGCTGATAGCCAAAATGATCAAAACCAAGTTGCCTTAGCTTTATAAGCAACTCAATGCTGGTAAGTTTTTTTGCGTTGCGTTACTTTATTGTTTCCTCGCGGTTCGCGTCGGTATTATTTTccgaagaaaagagaagaaaatgcaaaaaagtCGTTGGAGTCAAATTGTGTCTGGGTTGCACCCTTACATTTTTAGTTTTACAGTCATTTGAATACTATATATAATACACGGTGGATAAGAATATGGATTTCTATATTTCGATTAAACTGTGAATAGAAGAATGATCGTGGTTGCTGCTACTGTTAGAAGTTTTCTAGAACCTGTTCGTGCTCGCCCTCTATGTCTTTCAGCCAACCTTTGGATCTTTCAACGGCAACTTCCCAGTATTTCcaatgttttcttctttcagaGTCATCGGATTGGCTTCTAAAGATCTTCAAGTTGGGATGTGCTTCTAGTGATAtttgttcatttttctctattCCATTGTAGAAGACCCATTTTTTCACATCGTGCAGGTCTTTCCATAATGGGCGCGATTTGGAGTCTTTGAATGCCATGTTTGCCGCAATGGCAGCTCCCAAAGCGGTACATTCTGCTGTTGGCGATCTCCTAACCTTGACACAGGGTCCCAAAATATCCGCTTGTATTTGCATGACTTCATTAGACCTCGACATTCCACCATCTACCGCCAAAACTGACAATGGTGACTTTTCATATGTGACGCCGGAGATTTCTTCTAAAAAGTCTACGTCTTTAGAACCTTCACCAAAAGCATCAGAGCTCATTGCTTTCAAGATGGCCCTGGCTTGGAAGCAAACACCTTCCACCGCGGCTCTGGCGATGTGAGAGGCAGTCGTAAATTGGGACATCCCCATTATGGTTGCCCTCGCATCAGGGTCCCAGTATGGAGCGAACAGACCACTAAATGCAGGGACAAAAACTACACCTCCTGAATCGGGTACTGTAGAGGCAATAGGACCAACGTCCTCTGATTTATCGATTAGTCGTAAATTATCACGCAACCATTGAACCACAGCACCAGCCACTGCGACGGAACCTTCCAAAGCAAAATGAGGCTTGTTCAGTTCTGGTTTTTGGCCGTCGTGCTCTTGTAAGTTGGGGAACCAAAATGCTAAAGTTGTCAACGCACCATGTTGGGAAATTAATTTTTTAGTCCCTGTATTGTACAGTAAGAAGCAACCAGTGCCATAGGTACACTTTGCAGCGCCAGGTTTGTAGGCCAGCTGGCCCACCATGGAAGCACTTTGGTCACCCAGGCAGCCTTGTATAGGTAACTTGCTCTCGACTAGATCTTGTAGCACAGTCTTTGGTAAATCGTGCAGTTTGTCCATTATCCAACCAGGAATGTCAAAGTCACCATAGTATTGAGATGAAGACACAATTTCGGGCATGTGAATCAGGCTTCCATCAATACCCCAGAAGGCCAATAACTCCTCATCATATTTTAAAGTGGACAGATTCATGAATCCTGTTCTGGAGGCGTTTGTTACATCAGATACAAATGCCTTCTGTTTGGTTAATTGATAAAGTAGCCATGTATCCACAGTGCCAAACATAAGGTCTTTCTCCTCGTATGCCTTAGCACACAGAGGTTCGTTGTCCAGAAACCACCGAAGTTTAGAGCATGAAAAGTATGTGGATAGCAGCGGCAATCCGGTCTTTTGTCTCAGCTGTAGCTGTCTGTCGACACTGGTGTTCTGCCATTTTTCCCTGACAATCTTGATCGTCCTAGTATCATTCCAGACAATACCGTAGTTAACAACTGGTCTGCCGGTTCGACGGGACCACAGGATCGTGGTTTCTCTCATGTTCGCTACGCCCATAGAGGTTACCTTATATGGGGGCAGACCGTTGGCTGTACGTTCGGAGTTGATGGCTTGCAACGAAAGCAAACTTGAGGCAAGACACTGAACAACGTTCATCAGAATTTTCTGTGGATGACATTCGACCCAACCAGGCCTCGGGAACTTTAACGTGGGCTCGTTGTGAAAATCCAGCTCCAATTCCTCAATCTTTAGGAATTTGGTTTCTTGGATGGCATAGCCTTCTGCAGAGAATATGGGCTTTCCGTTAGTTTTGACAGCACTGCCTCTTGGTGTTTCGCGAGCTGGCGCCGTAGAG
Coding sequences within:
- the SBP1 gene encoding Sbp1p (similar to Saccharomyces cerevisiae SBP1 (YHL034C) and RNP1 (YLL046C); ancestral locus Anc_4.7), producing MSTEIEEATNAVNNLSINDSEQQPKAPTHKTIIDPEDTIFIGNVAHECTEDDLKQLFVEEFGDEVSVEIPVKEHTDGHIPASKHALIKFPTKIDFEDIKGNYDTKVVKDREIHIKRARTPGQMQRGGFRGRGGFRGRGGFRGGFRGGFRGGFRGRGNFRGRGGARGGFNGQKREKIPLDQMERSKDTLYINNVPFKATREEVAEFFGTNADSISLPMRKMRDQHTGRIFTSDSANRGMAFVTFDGENIDIEAKAEEFKGKIFGDRELTVDVAVIRPENDEEEAEQETVSEEKQE
- the RPL8A gene encoding 60S ribosomal protein eL8 (similar to Saccharomyces cerevisiae RPL8A (YHL033C) and RPL8B (YLL045C); ancestral locus Anc_4.8), whose translation is MAPGKKVAPAPFGAKSTKSNKTKNPLTHSTPKNFGIGQAVQPKRNLSRYVKWPEYVRLQRQKKILSIRLKVPPTIAQFQYTLDRNTAAETFKLFNKYRPETAAEKKERLTKEAAAVEEGRYRKDASPKPYVVKYGLNHVVALIENKKAKLVLIANDVDPIELVVFLPALCKKMGVPYAIVKGKARLGTLVNQKTSAVAALTEVKAEDEAALAKLVSTIDANFADKYDEVKKHWGGGILGNKAQAKLDKRTKTSDSA
- the GUT1 gene encoding glycerol kinase (similar to Saccharomyces cerevisiae GUT1 (YHL032C); ancestral locus Anc_4.9), which produces MFSSLFCLVASSKRLIFQSRQRLYTTLTQEQGRMSKIMEDLQSDYVPLIASIDVGTTSSRCILFNRWGQDVSKHQIEYSTSASKGKIGVSGLRRPSTAPARETPRGSAVKTNGKPIFSAEGYAIQETKFLKIEELELDFHNEPTLKFPRPGWVECHPQKILMNVVQCLASSLLSLQAINSERTANGLPPYKVTSMGVANMRETTILWSRRTGRPVVNYGIVWNDTRTIKIVREKWQNTSVDRQLQLRQKTGLPLLSTYFSCSKLRWFLDNEPLCAKAYEEKDLMFGTVDTWLLYQLTKQKAFVSDVTNASRTGFMNLSTLKYDEELLAFWGIDGSLIHMPEIVSSSQYYGDFDIPGWIMDKLHDLPKTVLQDLVESKLPIQGCLGDQSASMVGQLAYKPGAAKCTYGTGCFLLYNTGTKKLISQHGALTTLAFWFPNLQEHDGQKPELNKPHFALEGSVAVAGAVVQWLRDNLRLIDKSEDVGPIASTVPDSGGVVFVPAFSGLFAPYWDPDARATIMGMSQFTTASHIARAAVEGVCFQARAILKAMSSDAFGEGSKDVDFLEEISGVTYEKSPLSVLAVDGGMSRSNEVMQIQADILGPCVKVRRSPTAECTALGAAIAANMAFKDSKSRPLWKDLHDVKKWVFYNGIEKNEQISLEAHPNLKIFRSQSDDSERRKHWKYWEVAVERSKGWLKDIEGEHEQVLENF